From Juglans regia cultivar Chandler chromosome 6, Walnut 2.0, whole genome shotgun sequence, the proteins below share one genomic window:
- the LOC108997963 gene encoding lysM domain-containing GPI-anchored protein 1-like, whose amino-acid sequence MSNLLQQLLLPLLLPILSIFFILPSLMHAKSVIEPCRSSNSCTSLLSYILPFDSKISEIAYRFQVNITDILATNSITPAIPTLGNKILRANSLVKIPISCPCVDGIRRSLSTEYIVREADTADSIADGYGGLVSAEQIGIVNGINAKNPLLSRQSLVIPLPCTCFDNSNNGITTVYMSYVVRRGESLSSIGLEFGATVMDLEAINGLGQPVVDPGDILAVPVPACSSANLNWYNESLIVPNGSYALTANNCIKCICGTDDLNLQCFPSGNTAPCSRLQCKGSTLFIGDAYVQHTVAGNCNVTTCVYRGHTGRKIFRSLASSSQCPDKHKAASSTISGSPMSSRDPVVPFISTVPSPSPSPAYFNPSTIGTGTASGPTSYISGDGGRLLGEASCYNLLLPALLVLHYFTW is encoded by the exons CCCCATTCTTTCAATATTCTTCATTCTTCCTTCTCTAATGCATGCAAAATCTGTCATTGAACCATGTAGATCTTCAAACTCATGCACCTCTCTTCTCTCTTATATCTTACCCTTTGACTCCAAAATCTCAGAGATTGCATATCGATTCCAAGTAAATATTACTGATATCCTTGCCACAAACTCCATCACCCCAGCAATACCAACCCTTGGAAACAAAATTCTTCGAGCTAATTCCCTTGTGAAAATACCCATTTCGTGTCCCTGCGTGGATGGTATCAGACGGTCTCTGTCAACCGAATATATAGTTCGAGAAGCTGACACTGCAGATTCCATAGCAGATGGATATGGAGGGCTTGTTAGTGCTGAGCAAATTGGGATTGTGAATGGCATCAATGCGAAGAACCCTTTGTTGAGCAGGCAAAGCCTCGTGATACCATTGCCATGCACATGCTTCGACAACAGTAACAATGGGATCACCACAGTGTACATGTCGTATGTGGTGCGGAGAGGAGAGAGCTTGAGCAGCATTGGACTGGAATTCGGCGCCACTGTCATGGACTTGGAGGCCATCAATGGGCTCGGACAACCTGTGGTTGATCCTGGAGACATACTAGCTGTTCCAGTTCCAG CATGTTCTTCGGCGAATCTGAACTGGTACAATGAGAGCCTAATCGTGCCAAATGGTTCTTATGCTCTTACTGCCAACAACTGCATCAAATGCATCTGTGGAACAGACGACCTCAA CTTGCAGTGTTTTCCATCTGGCAACACAGCCCCATGCTCTCGTTTGCAGTGCAAAGGATCTACTCTTTTTATTGGGGATGCATATGTTCAGCACACTGTTGCTGGTAATTGTAATGTCACTACCTGCGTCTACCGTGGCCATACTGGCCGCAAAATTTTCCGAAG TTTGGCAAGTTCTTCTCAGTGCCCAG ATAAGCACAAGGCCGCATCCTCAACAATATCTGGATCTCCAATGTCATCCCGTGATCCGGTAGTCCCATTTATAAGTACAGTACcgtctccatctccatctccagcTTATTTTAATCCAAGTACTATTGGGACTGGTACTGCCTCTGGTCCTACGAGTTATATTTCTGGTGATGGTGGCCGATTGCTTGGCGAAGCTTCATGTTACAATTTATTGCTTCCAGCCCTTCTAGTACTTCATTATTTCACGTGGTAA